The DNA sequence CTGGATGGCGGGCAGCGCGCGGTCGACGGCGGCGAGATCCCTGAGGCGCAGCACGCCCGTCCTGGTCGGCGTGCGCACGCCGATGCACCCCGGCTCGCGCGCCGCCGCCAGGCGGGCGAGCACGGTCGCGGCGTCGGCCGCCTCGAAGGTGAAGTGCGCCGCCGCCCGCTCCAGCGCCGCCTCGCCGAAGGCGCCGCGCCACAGGCGGTGGGTCGGCAGCACCACCAGGCCCGGATCGTCCATCGAGCAGAGGTACATCAGCATGAAGTTGTGCGGCGCGTCCGGGGCGGTGTCGCCGGCGGCGTGGCGCTGGTCGCGATAGGTGAGCGCGGTTTCGTAGCGATGGTGGCCGTCGGCGATGAACAGCTTGCTGTCGCGCAGCGCCGCGATGATCTGGTCGATGGCGGCGGCGTCGCGCACGCGCCAGACGCGATGCCGCTGGCCGCCCTCCTCGACGTCGATCCAGGGCGCGGTCGACGACGCCAGCGCCCGGGCCGGCGCGGCGGCGGCGGCGCGATTCGGATAGACGCCGAAGATCGGGCTCAGGTTGGCCCGGCAGGCCTGCATCAGCTTCAGGCGGTCCGCCTTGGCGCTGGCGAAGGTGCGCTCGTGCGGCAGGATGTTGCCGTTGCTGAACGGTTGCAGCCGCACCGCGGCGAGCAGGCCGCTGCGCTGGTGCCGGCTGCCGTCGGCGAGCGCGAAGTCCTGCACGTACCAGTAGAGCGCCGGCTCGCGGTCCTGCACCAGCACGCCGCGGGCGCGCCAGTCCTCGAGCGCCGCCGCCGATGCGGCATAGCGATCGGGCGCGGTGTTGAGGATCAGCCGCACCACGTTGAGCGGGCTACGGGCGTACAGTCGCTCGAGCTCGGCGGCGTCGATCACGTCGTAGGGCGGCGCGATCACGTCGGCCAGCGGCCCGGCGACGTTGGCATCGTAGTGCAGGGCGCGAAACGGTCGGAATTCGATCATTGGAACACCTTCGTTCACCGCCGAGACGCCGAGCCGCAGAGCGCTTCCCGTTCCATGGCGAGCGGCTCCGCGCCTCGGCGGTGGAATGTCTTCAGAGTTTGGCCTGCAGCTTGGCGTCCTTCTCCGCCACTTTCGCCGCCATGTCCTGCTTGAACCGATCCAGCTTGGCCGCCAGCTCGGCGTCGCCGACGGCGAGGATCTGGGCCGCCAGGATGCCGGCGTTCTCGGCGCCGCCGACGGCGACGGTGGCCACCGGCATGCCGCTCGGCATCTGCACCGTCGAGAGCAGCGCATCGAGGCCGCGCAGGCTGGTGGCGTCGAGCGGCACGCCGATCACCGGCCGCGTCGTGTGCGCGGCGACGACGCCGGCGAGGTGCGCGGCGGCCCCGGCGCCGGCGATGAACACCGCGATGCCGCGCCGCGGCGCGTCGCTGACGTATTCGGTCACCCGGGCCGGCGTCCGGTGCGCCGACATGACGTGCACCTCGCAGCCGATGCCGAACGCCCGCAGGCGGTCGACGGCGCCCTTCATCACCTCCCAGTCGCTGTCGCTGCCCATCAACACCGCCACGCGTGCCGCTGCTGTCGTCATCGTTCCCGCTCCATGGCGCGATGGCCGATGTCGCGCCGGCAATGCATTCCGTCCCACGTGATCTGATCGACGGCGCGATAGGCCGCCGCCGCCGCCGCGGTGACGTCGCGCCCCAGCGCCGTGACGCCGAGGACGCGGCCGCCGTTGGTCACCACCTCGCCATCGCGCCGCGCCGTGCCGGCGTGGAACACCATGCCGTCGCGCCAGTCGCGCAGCGCCTCGAGCCCGCGGATCGGCTTGCCGCGTTCGTAGTTGCCCGGATAGCCGCCGGCGGCGAGCACGACGCAGACCGCCGGCCGCGGATCCCAGTCCAGCGTCGTGCCGGCGAGCGCCCCGCGCGCGACGGCGTCCATCACCGCCGCCAGGTCGCCGGCGAAGCGCATGAGCAGCGCCTGGCACTCGGGGTCGCCGAAGCGGCAGTTGAACTCCAGCACCTTGGGCCCCTCGGCGGTGATCATCAGGCCGGCGTAGAGCACGCCGGTATACACGATCTTGCGCTCGGCGAGCGCCCGCACCACCGGTTCCATGATCTCGCGCATGATGCGGT is a window from the bacterium genome containing:
- a CDS encoding DUF1015 domain-containing protein, with protein sequence MIEFRPFRALHYDANVAGPLADVIAPPYDVIDAAELERLYARSPLNVVRLILNTAPDRYAASAAALEDWRARGVLVQDREPALYWYVQDFALADGSRHQRSGLLAAVRLQPFSNGNILPHERTFASAKADRLKLMQACRANLSPIFGVYPNRAAAAAPARALASSTAPWIDVEEGGQRHRVWRVRDAAAIDQIIAALRDSKLFIADGHHRYETALTYRDQRHAAGDTAPDAPHNFMLMYLCSMDDPGLVVLPTHRLWRGAFGEAALERAAAHFTFEAADAATVLARLAAAREPGCIGVRTPTRTGVLRLRDLAAVDRALPAIQPIIRHLDVTVLDGFLLGHVLGIDCGRAGQDGELLYTHDDRQALQAVERDGVSAAFLLRRPRMSEVADACLAGQVMPQKSTYFFPKLQTGLVFHLLDPDA
- the purE gene encoding 5-(carboxyamino)imidazole ribonucleotide mutase, coding for MTTAAARVAVLMGSDSDWEVMKGAVDRLRAFGIGCEVHVMSAHRTPARVTEYVSDAPRRGIAVFIAGAGAAAHLAGVVAAHTTRPVIGVPLDATSLRGLDALLSTVQMPSGMPVATVAVGGAENAGILAAQILAVGDAELAAKLDRFKQDMAAKVAEKDAKLQAKL